In Arachis hypogaea cultivar Tifrunner chromosome 17, arahy.Tifrunner.gnm2.J5K5, whole genome shotgun sequence, a single window of DNA contains:
- the LOC112764799 gene encoding purine permease 1, producing the protein MVETDGSEEQPNQSSTMKTTKIFGLITNSIFLGLGTSGGPLVMRLYFIHGGKRIWLSSFLETAGFPVMLIPLSISYIHQRCNKTTNSAKPKLISMELSLFLASAIVGILTGLDDYLYAYGVSLLPVSTFSLIQASHLSFTAVFAFLLVKQKFTAYSVNSIVLLTIAAVVLALRSSGDRPHGESTGKYIVGFLMIVAAAALYGFVLPLVELVYKKTKQHITYSLVMEIQFVMCFFATFFCTIGMIINNDFKVIPREARDYELGETKYYYVLVWSAMMWQFFFLGAIGVIFCASSLLSGIIIAVFLPVTEVLAVILYKENFEAEKGVALVLSLWGFVSYFYGEIKQEWKRNKNHRLNTEQAQCPPRSLIP; encoded by the exons ATGGTTGAAACTGATGGAAGTGAAGAACAACCAAACCAGTCATCCACCATGAAGACAACTAAAATTTTTGGTCTCATTACAAACTCCATATTTCTGGGCTTAGGCACCTCCGGCGGCCCACTCGTTATGCGCCTCTACTTCATACACGGCGGAAAACGCATCTGGCTCTCTAGTTTCCTCGAAACCGCCGGCTTCCCTGTCATGCTCATTCCCCTTTCCATTTCCTATATACATCAAAGATGCAACAAAACAACCAACTCTGCAAAACCAAAGCTTATCTCTATGGAGCTTTCTCTGTTTCTTGCCTCCGCTATAGTAGGCATCCTCACCGGCCTCGACGACTACCTCTATGCCTACGGTGTATCTCTTCTTCCAGTGTCCACTTTTTCTCTTATTCAGGCCTCCCACCTCTCTTTCACTGCCGTCTTCGCTTTCCTATTGGTGAAGCAGAAGTTCACGGCTTATTCGGTGAACTCCATAGTTTTGTTGACCATTGCCGCTGTGGTTTTGGCGCTACGGTCCAGTGGGGACCGTCCTCACGGTGAGTCCACTGGGAAGTACATAGTTGGTTTTCTTATGATTGTAGCCGCGGCTGCATTATACGGGTTTGTTTTGCCTCTTGTGGAGTTGGTTTACAAGAAGACCAAGCAACATATCACTTATTCTTTGGTCATGGAGATTCAGTTCGTTATGTGCTTCTTTGCCACTTTTTTCTGCACTATTGGGATGATAATAAATAACGACTTTAAG GTGATTCCACGAGAAGCTAGAGATTATGAGCTTGGAGAAACAAAGTACTATTATGTGTTAGTGTGGAGTGCTATGATGTGGCAATTTTTCTTCTTGGGAGCAATAGGGGTTATCTTCTGTGCCTCGTCATTGTTGTCTGGGATTATAATTGCCGTGTTTCTGCCTGTTACTGAAGTGTTGGCTGTGATCTTGTACAAGGAGAATTTTGAAGCAGAGAAGGGGGTTGCTCTGGTACTTTCTCTGTGGGGCTTCGTGTCCTACTTCTATGgagagatcaaacaagaatggaagaGGAACAAAAATCACCGCCTCAATACAGAGCAAGCTCAGTGTCCCCCTCGCTCTCTTATTCCATGA